In a single window of the Elaeis guineensis isolate ETL-2024a chromosome 8, EG11, whole genome shotgun sequence genome:
- the LOC105037090 gene encoding F-box protein At1g47056: protein MGQSASTACHRRPKPFSAARPSAAMIPAAVSTSFGPSRDHTADLPDECLALIFQSLGSGDRKRCSLVCRRWLVVEGQGRHRLVLDARSALLEAVPSLFSRFDAVTKLALRCDRRSDSIGDEALALISLGCPNLTRLKLRACRALTESGMAALAKHCPNLRKLSCGSCTFGAKGVEAVLRGCSLLEELSIKRLRGLSDASAAPVGPGAASSSLRSICLKELYNGQCFAPLIAGSPNLKTLKLFRCSGDWDRLLEAIVEGVPGIVEIHLEKLQVSDSGLAAISSCADLEVLHLVKTPECTDAGLATLADKCRLLRKIHIDGWKTNRIGDEGLMAVAKRCLNLQELVLIGVNPTALSLGLIASNCRNLERLALCGSETFGDAEMSCIAAKCLALKKLCIKGCPVSDQGMEALAGGCPKLVKVKVKKCRGVTPEFADWLRANRGTLAVNLDAGGLMEQPDAALSESGILDNGALVEQMGSVDLPSSSNGRSLPWKTRLAFLAGRNFFASTFRRWSHGSSNHNQS from the coding sequence ATGGGCCAGTCGGCCTCCACCGCCTGCCACCGCCGCCCGAAACCCTTCTCCGCCGCCCGGCCGTCCGCCGCGATGATCCCTGCGGCCGTTTCTACCTCCTTTGGCCCCTCGCGGGACCATACGGCGGACCTCCCCGACGAGTGCCTGGCCCTTATCTTCCAATCCCTCGGCTCCGGCGACCGCAAAAGGTGCTCCCTCGTCTGCCGCCGATGGCTCGTTGTCGAGGGCCAAGGCCGCCACCGCCTCGTCCTCGACGCCCGCTCCGCCCTCCTGGAGGCCGTCCCGTCCCTCTTCTCCCGCTTCGACGCCGTCACCAAGCTTGCCCTCAGATGCGACCGCCGCTCCGACAGCATCGGTGACGAGGCCCTCGCCCTCATCTCTCTCGGCTGCCCCAACCTCACTCGCCTCAAGCTCCGCGCCTGCCGCGCCCTCACGGAGAGCGGCATGGCCGCGCTCGCCAAGCACTGCCCCAATCTCCGCAAGCTCTCGTGTGGCTCCTGCACCTTCGGCGCCAAGGGCGTGGAGGCCGTCCTCCGGGGCTGCTCCCTGCTGGAGGAGCTCTCCATTAAGCGCCTCCGTGGCCTCTCCGACGCCTCTGCCGCACCCGTCGGCCCTGGCGCCGCCTCCTCCTCCCTCCGTTCCATCTGCCTCAAGGAGCTCTATAACGGACAGTGCTTCGCTCCACTCATCGCCGGCTCCCCCAACCTCAAGACCCTCAAGCTCTTCCGCTGCTCCGGCGACTGGGACCGCCTTCTCGAGGCCATCGTGGAGGGCGTCCCCGGGATCGTCGAGATCCACCTCGAGAAGCTCCAGGTTAGCGACAGCGGCCTCGCCGCCATCTCCTCCTGCGCTGATCTCGAAGTCCTCCACCTCGTCAAGACCCCCGAATGCACTGATGCTGGCCTCGCGACGCTCGCTGACAAGTGCCGCCTGCTCCGAAAGATCCACATCGACGGGTGGAAGACGAACCGGATCGGCGACGAAGGCCTCATGGCCGTGGCCAAGCGTTGCCTTAACCTCCAAGAGCTGGTTCTGATTGGGGTCAATCCGACGGCTTTAAGCTTGGGGCTTATCGCAAGCAATTGCCGCAACCTGGAGCGCCTCGCCCTCTGTGGCAGCGAGACCTTTGGGGATGCCGAGATGTCCTGCATTGCTGCTAAATGCCTGGCTTTGAAGAAGCTCTGTATCAAAGGTTGCCCGGTCTCCGACCAGGGGATGGAGGCCCTCGCCGGGGGGTGCCCGAAGCTAGTGAAGGTAAAGGTGAAGAAGTGCCGGGGAGTGACGCCGGAGTTCGCGGACTGGTTAAGGGCGAACAGGGGGACACTGGCTGTCAACTTGGATGCTGGTGGCCTGATGGAGCAGCCGGATGCAGCATTAAGTGAGAGTGGAATTCTAGATAATGGTGCATTGGTTGAGCAGATGGGCTCCGTGGATCTCCCGTCGAGCAGTAATGGTCGGTCACTACCATGGAAGACTAGGTTGGCCTTTCTGGCAGGAAGGAACTTCTTTGCCTCTACTTTCAGGCGATGGTCCCATGGGAGCAGCAATCACAATCAATCATGA